In Bacillus sp. DX3.1, the following proteins share a genomic window:
- a CDS encoding multicopper oxidase domain-containing protein — MLREYHVVAIPIRIVINNFGDHDPEGKIYVLKENVSKVKKLVEENPFSTVDLVQPLVIRANVGDTVKVTFENQLSFSTSMHIQLAEYDVQTSDGAFVGNNKNTTVPPGEKLIYTWDIIREEIHLFTDLGNPLSSEEGSNVQGLFGALLAQPKGSAWTDPITGLPINSGVYADIHNPLLPSFREYACFFHDEMEVKDLTGAKSIDPHTLQDSATHAINYRSEPMRNRVRLIQEGVVCPDCEGEEVHHDSWVFGDPATPILRAYVGDPLKIRVIHGGVKETHVFHYHVHQWLFERNNVNSMQVDSLSFGPQDALTVSPLYGAGSLQGAFGDVILHCHLYPHFGEGMWGINRIFNTLQDGSQYYPNGVPIAALQPLPDRPIPPAPTRDKPGFPNFIPGVFGCKAPRPPLGIVGGRKSTKLEINQFDPNARPGAVFVNPCPEGTKIERIFNIVGIQVPIIYNKEGWNDPEGRIYVLEEDEKAVLSGRKKPEPIVIRANAGECIRINFTNKFPETLGGNAFQLVERTYEAGTHVHFVKFDPLVSDAANVGWNYDSSALRGETIQFQWFADVELKAVFFHDHLFANSHQQHGLFGGLCIEPKGSKFLDPRSGDILSSGTQAIITNPLIPDFREFALFVHDFSLLFNEEGRPLNPPRFSGSDGDPGVMAINYRNEPLSARLVNPDTDPAFVFSSFLHGDPFTPLLQAYNGDSIRIRLFQGAHEESHSFNLHRQRWHRNRPDLESELTQQQIIGISEAFTAEFAIEGDGDFDMLYHYGGIDDIWLGAWGIFRAFKERVSHVLPLPDRPQPPERTKPLPKPTGENPPPATDPGDPCPTGTPVRRFEVVAFQSKIKYNKAGDHDPFGIIFALKEDVENIKNGKINPEPFIIRANTGECVEITLHNQLTEPFHNEGESHGYPEVPDEDVIFTPSRRISLHTQMVAYDVLGSDGATVGFNPDQTVAPGESITYRWFIDRNVGSCNLWDMADLRSHRHHGAFGMLITEQTGSVHLHPITRTPIRTSNQAIISHPLFPEFREFALFMHDGVRLVDKDGNLIIDPEPIFIIPEEKLEDPEDQGSRGFNYRSERIIHRLKINPDVSKVFNSKIHGDPATPIFFAHVDDPIIFRYTFPADKPRAHVFTIHGHSWLRNENNLNSTFTAVQGENSVGSRANLVIAHGAGGLNGIPGDYMYRSGNIRWDIELGMWGILRVLKRENSKLPPLCNP, encoded by the coding sequence ATGCTGAGGGAGTATCATGTAGTTGCCATTCCGATTCGAATTGTTATTAACAACTTTGGCGATCACGATCCTGAAGGTAAGATATATGTTTTAAAAGAAAATGTCAGTAAAGTAAAAAAGCTTGTAGAGGAAAATCCGTTTTCAACAGTAGATCTCGTGCAACCACTCGTTATTCGTGCCAACGTAGGAGATACGGTAAAAGTCACTTTCGAAAATCAATTATCTTTTAGCACTTCCATGCATATTCAGTTAGCAGAGTACGATGTACAGACTTCAGATGGAGCGTTTGTTGGAAATAACAAGAACACTACTGTTCCTCCTGGTGAGAAACTAATTTATACGTGGGACATCATTCGCGAAGAGATTCATCTTTTCACTGACTTAGGTAATCCACTCTCTAGTGAAGAAGGAAGTAACGTACAGGGTTTATTTGGTGCATTACTTGCACAGCCAAAAGGCTCTGCATGGACAGATCCTATAACAGGCTTACCTATTAACAGCGGGGTTTACGCTGATATTCATAATCCTCTATTACCTTCTTTTCGAGAGTACGCATGTTTTTTCCATGATGAAATGGAAGTAAAAGATTTAACAGGAGCAAAATCAATTGACCCTCATACATTACAAGACAGCGCAACACACGCCATTAATTATCGATCCGAACCAATGCGAAATCGCGTTCGTCTCATACAAGAAGGTGTTGTTTGTCCTGACTGTGAGGGTGAAGAAGTTCACCATGATTCCTGGGTATTTGGTGATCCGGCCACCCCTATTTTACGCGCTTACGTAGGGGATCCCCTTAAAATCCGTGTCATTCATGGCGGGGTAAAAGAAACACACGTTTTTCATTATCATGTCCATCAATGGCTGTTTGAACGTAATAATGTCAATTCCATGCAGGTTGACTCATTGTCTTTCGGTCCACAAGATGCGCTTACTGTTTCACCTCTATACGGTGCAGGAAGCTTACAAGGTGCATTTGGTGATGTTATTTTGCATTGTCACCTTTATCCTCATTTTGGTGAGGGAATGTGGGGAATAAATCGTATTTTTAACACATTACAAGATGGTAGTCAATATTATCCGAACGGTGTGCCAATTGCAGCATTACAGCCGCTTCCCGATCGACCAATTCCGCCTGCACCAACACGAGACAAACCAGGGTTCCCAAACTTTATTCCTGGTGTTTTTGGTTGTAAAGCGCCTCGACCACCACTTGGTATTGTAGGGGGCCGCAAATCAACAAAGCTTGAAATAAATCAATTTGATCCAAATGCACGTCCTGGTGCAGTATTTGTTAATCCTTGTCCTGAAGGTACAAAAATAGAACGGATTTTTAATATTGTTGGCATTCAAGTCCCCATTATATATAACAAAGAAGGCTGGAATGATCCAGAAGGCCGTATATATGTATTAGAGGAAGATGAAAAAGCTGTGTTATCTGGCCGTAAAAAACCGGAGCCTATTGTCATACGTGCGAATGCCGGTGAGTGTATTCGTATTAACTTTACAAATAAATTTCCAGAAACATTAGGTGGAAACGCATTTCAACTTGTAGAACGAACATATGAAGCAGGTACTCATGTACACTTCGTCAAATTTGATCCTCTTGTTTCCGACGCTGCTAATGTTGGCTGGAATTATGATAGCAGTGCTTTACGAGGTGAAACAATTCAATTCCAATGGTTTGCAGATGTAGAATTGAAAGCAGTCTTCTTTCATGATCATTTATTTGCAAATTCACACCAACAGCACGGTTTGTTTGGCGGATTATGCATTGAACCAAAAGGGTCAAAATTTCTCGATCCTCGTTCAGGAGACATCTTATCATCTGGTACACAAGCTATTATTACAAATCCACTCATTCCTGATTTTCGTGAATTCGCCTTATTTGTTCATGACTTTTCGCTTCTTTTTAATGAAGAGGGCAGACCACTCAATCCACCAAGATTTTCGGGTTCTGATGGTGACCCTGGTGTTATGGCGATTAATTACCGAAATGAGCCGCTATCAGCTCGATTAGTAAACCCTGATACTGATCCCGCTTTTGTCTTTAGCTCTTTCCTGCATGGTGATCCATTTACACCATTATTACAAGCTTATAATGGAGATTCGATACGCATTCGATTATTTCAAGGAGCGCATGAGGAATCTCATAGCTTTAACTTACACAGACAACGCTGGCATAGAAATCGTCCTGATTTAGAATCAGAACTTACTCAGCAACAAATCATTGGAATTTCAGAAGCTTTTACAGCTGAATTTGCTATTGAAGGCGATGGCGACTTTGATATGCTGTACCATTACGGTGGAATTGATGATATTTGGCTCGGGGCTTGGGGGATCTTCCGGGCATTTAAAGAGCGGGTTTCGCATGTACTCCCTCTACCAGACCGGCCACAACCACCAGAAAGAACAAAGCCATTACCAAAACCTACTGGGGAAAATCCGCCACCAGCAACAGATCCTGGTGATCCTTGTCCCACAGGTACACCAGTTCGAAGATTTGAAGTCGTTGCATTTCAATCAAAGATTAAATATAACAAAGCTGGTGATCACGATCCATTTGGCATTATTTTTGCTTTAAAAGAAGATGTTGAGAATATTAAAAATGGGAAAATAAATCCCGAACCATTTATAATACGTGCCAATACTGGTGAATGTGTAGAGATTACACTCCACAACCAATTAACAGAGCCATTTCATAATGAAGGAGAATCTCATGGTTATCCAGAAGTGCCTGATGAGGATGTTATTTTCACACCATCAAGACGAATTTCTCTTCATACGCAAATGGTCGCATATGACGTCCTTGGCTCAGACGGTGCTACAGTTGGATTTAATCCTGATCAAACCGTAGCGCCAGGGGAAAGTATTACGTATCGGTGGTTTATTGATCGTAATGTTGGCTCTTGTAATCTATGGGATATGGCTGATTTACGTAGTCACCGGCACCACGGAGCTTTTGGTATGCTAATTACAGAACAAACCGGGTCTGTTCATCTACATCCTATAACACGTACTCCAATACGAACTAGTAATCAAGCAATTATTTCACATCCTCTTTTCCCAGAATTTCGTGAATTTGCTTTATTCATGCATGACGGTGTTCGCCTTGTAGATAAAGACGGAAATCTTATTATCGATCCCGAGCCAATTTTTATAATACCGGAAGAAAAACTGGAAGACCCTGAAGATCAAGGATCTCGTGGTTTTAACTATCGTTCAGAGCGCATTATTCATCGCTTGAAAATAAATCCTGATGTCTCAAAAGTATTTAATTCGAAAATACATGGAGATCCTGCAACACCAATCTTTTTTGCACATGTAGATGATCCAATTATCTTTCGTTATACTTTCCCTGCTGATAAACCGCGAGCGCATGTTTTTACAATACATGGTCATTCATGGCTTCGAAATGAGAATAATTTAAACTCAACCTTTACCGCTGTCCAAGGAGAAAATAGTGTTGGTTCCAGAGCAAATCTCGTCATTGCACATGGAGCTGGAGGGCTAAATGGAATACCAGGAGATTATATGTACCGCTCTGGCAATATTCGCTGGGATATCGAACTCGGAATGTGGGGTATCCTTCGTGTTCTAAAAAGGGAAAATAGCAAACTACCACCTTTATGTAACCCTTAA
- a CDS encoding copper resistance protein CopC, translating to MCKLLRWKHMLILLSVICLFLQTKQVFAETNIIQTNPIPNQKLTNSPSEFSMTFPAHINKEKATVQIFDEKGTNMVNSPLEFSNNETTLSLRLPLLENGVYTVIYYIPMNTGEIVRDSYIFTIDVYSEETANQSIFSFRSLFQLKYDSQFCGNIFATISEHTWITLLYSTSVFHYFGIIMLIGWIIWGLLFKPAESTNFKLYQANLFIFQLFFLLTTLLLLIFQSISTIDFDLDGKIFTLPIDIIYGGSWIFLVLLAFVSFFCLSRSNLVCILWVISILFVKSLTTYTLTIFPSPFTIIFENIYLYIVTILGGSYLFIAAFQKQLFIQPLLSKFHLYTCILTGFLFTYNMFTYFIYMNLYTSGAVFLIIQSLTILLCLIHLYMFIKQRKHNILLLCFQVSILLCNIIFHEWIGFFNYLFL from the coding sequence ATGTGCAAACTTCTTAGATGGAAACATATGCTCATCTTATTAAGTGTTATCTGTCTTTTTTTGCAAACAAAACAAGTTTTTGCGGAAACAAACATCATACAAACAAATCCAATTCCAAACCAAAAACTTACAAATTCCCCATCAGAATTTTCAATGACTTTTCCAGCTCACATTAATAAAGAAAAAGCTACCGTTCAAATTTTTGATGAAAAAGGAACGAACATGGTTAACAGTCCACTTGAATTTTCGAATAACGAAACGACTTTATCTTTACGTTTGCCTTTATTAGAAAACGGTGTATATACAGTCATTTATTATATACCGATGAATACTGGAGAAATCGTTCGTGATTCTTACATATTTACAATTGACGTATATTCAGAGGAGACAGCTAATCAATCCATCTTTTCATTTCGGTCTCTCTTCCAACTCAAGTATGATTCGCAATTTTGCGGAAATATTTTCGCAACCATTTCAGAACACACTTGGATAACACTTCTTTATTCTACTAGTGTGTTTCATTATTTTGGCATCATTATGTTAATCGGCTGGATTATATGGGGATTACTGTTTAAACCGGCTGAATCTACAAATTTCAAACTTTATCAAGCTAACCTTTTTATCTTTCAATTATTTTTTTTACTAACGACACTACTTTTACTCATATTTCAATCCATTAGTACAATTGATTTTGATTTAGATGGGAAAATATTCACACTACCAATTGATATTATATATGGGGGTTCCTGGATTTTTTTAGTTTTGCTAGCTTTTGTTAGCTTTTTCTGTCTATCTCGCTCAAACTTAGTCTGTATTTTATGGGTAATCTCCATCCTTTTTGTAAAAAGTTTGACAACGTATACCCTAACTATATTTCCTTCTCCTTTTACAATAATTTTTGAAAACATTTATTTATATATTGTTACTATTTTAGGAGGAAGTTATTTATTTATAGCTGCTTTTCAAAAGCAACTCTTTATACAGCCACTTCTCTCTAAATTTCATCTGTATACTTGTATTTTAACAGGTTTCTTATTTACCTATAATATGTTTACCTATTTTATTTATATGAATTTATATACATCTGGAGCAGTATTCCTCATTATTCAATCACTAACCATTCTCCTTTGTTTGATACATCTATACATGTTCATCAAACAAAGAAAACACAATATACTTTTGCTTTGTTTTCAAGTAAGCATTCTATTATGTAATATTATATTTCACGAATGGATAGGGTTTTTTAATTACCTTTTTTTGTAA
- a CDS encoding excalibur calcium-binding domain-containing protein, with the protein MAFWNNMSVILFLAALILLVLCIISFFKKNGKAMKYGRPAVICFIISFLTSATSTAETKHPIVNFFANVCFILFIFFLILAILSVIKKTGVAKKQFLITAVLFVGAVALGNIANPSLGKATATDKKIAAEKKEKEEKKDKEKKQELEKKEEDEKAHKQEEEQKRQADEQARKQQEEQKRQADEQARKQQEEQKRQADEQARKQQEQQRQADEQARKQQEEQQRQADEQARKQQEEQQRQADEQARQQQEQQAAQQTQPAPAENNSNVYYKNCTEVKNAGKAPLYSGQPGYSRQLDRDGDGVACER; encoded by the coding sequence ATGGCATTTTGGAATAACATGAGTGTAATTTTATTTTTAGCAGCTCTTATCCTACTAGTCTTATGTATCATTTCTTTCTTTAAGAAAAATGGCAAAGCAATGAAATATGGTAGGCCTGCAGTTATTTGTTTTATTATTTCATTCTTAACATCAGCAACAAGCACTGCTGAAACCAAACACCCTATTGTGAACTTTTTTGCTAATGTATGTTTCATTCTATTTATTTTCTTTCTTATCTTAGCAATCTTATCCGTTATTAAGAAAACTGGTGTGGCAAAAAAACAATTTTTAATTACTGCTGTTTTATTTGTCGGTGCTGTAGCATTAGGTAACATTGCGAACCCTTCTTTAGGAAAGGCAACCGCAACAGATAAAAAAATTGCAGCTGAGAAAAAAGAAAAAGAAGAAAAAAAAGATAAAGAAAAGAAACAAGAACTAGAAAAGAAAGAAGAGGACGAAAAGGCTCATAAGCAAGAAGAAGAGCAAAAACGTCAAGCTGATGAACAAGCTCGCAAACAACAAGAAGAGCAAAAACGTCAAGCTGACGAACAAGCTCGCAAACAACAAGAAGAGCAAAAACGCCAAGCTGACGAACAAGCTCGCAAACAACAAGAACAGCAACGCCAAGCTGACGAACAAGCCCGCAAACAACAGGAAGAACAGCAACGTCAAGCTGACGAACAAGCTCGCAAACAACAGGAAGAACAGCAACGTCAAGCTGACGAACAGGCCCGCCAACAACAGGAACAACAAGCAGCACAACAAACACAACCTGCTCCGGCAGAAAATAATAGTAACGTATACTACAAAAACTGTACAGAAGTGAAAAATGCTGGTAAAGCACCTCTATATAGCGGTCAACCTGGCTATAGTCGTCAGTTAGATCGTGACGGCGATGGAGTCGCATGTGAACGATAA
- a CDS encoding DUF898 family protein, protein MSTIERSYFDGKLRQYIGLCILGAIVTICTFGICYPWSLTMLYRWKVEHTVIEGRRLQFNGSAIGLFGLWIKWWILIIITLGIYSFWVFISLERWKTKHTSFVN, encoded by the coding sequence ATGAGCACGATTGAACGTTCATATTTTGACGGTAAACTAAGACAATATATTGGTCTTTGTATACTCGGGGCAATAGTTACTATTTGTACATTTGGTATTTGTTACCCCTGGTCATTAACAATGCTTTATCGATGGAAAGTAGAGCATACTGTCATTGAAGGTCGCCGCCTTCAATTTAACGGTTCTGCAATCGGTCTATTCGGCTTATGGATAAAGTGGTGGATTTTAATTATTATTACACTAGGTATCTATAGTTTTTGGGTATTCATCTCCCTAGAAAGATGGAAAACAAAACATACTAGTTTTGTAAATTAA
- a CDS encoding CbrC family protein — translation MNIRSLKHKQPILPVFKYNKNPLGLLVIREANEICPVCHKKTGYVYDGPFYTTFDEEETENICPWCIADGSAAKKFDGEFNYDGEHMKVHNEAYTDELFYRTPGYFSWQESYWLNHCNDYCTIIDEVGWKEIEYLENELQDDIEHIVKRMRMTKEDFKRQLYRKGHFTGYLFQCVHCNKHRLHVDMS, via the coding sequence ATGAATATACGATCTTTAAAACATAAACAACCAATTCTTCCTGTTTTTAAATATAATAAAAACCCTTTAGGGTTGCTAGTCATAAGAGAAGCAAATGAAATTTGTCCAGTATGCCATAAGAAAACAGGGTATGTGTACGATGGCCCTTTTTATACAACTTTTGATGAGGAAGAAACAGAGAATATATGTCCATGGTGTATTGCAGATGGTTCTGCTGCTAAAAAGTTTGATGGAGAGTTTAATTATGACGGAGAACATATGAAAGTTCATAATGAAGCGTACACGGATGAACTTTTTTATAGAACACCTGGTTATTTTTCCTGGCAAGAAAGTTATTGGCTAAATCACTGTAATGATTATTGTACAATTATTGATGAAGTGGGTTGGAAAGAGATAGAGTATTTAGAAAATGAATTACAGGATGATATCGAGCATATTGTAAAAAGAATGAGAATGACCAAAGAGGATTTTAAGAGGCAATTATATAGAAAGGGACATTTTACAGGATACCTATTTCAATGTGTTCATTGCAATAAACATCGTTTACATGTTGATATGTCATAA
- a CDS encoding HD domain-containing protein, giving the protein MKKQEQIQKTVTFVKNTLEKDASGHDWYHIERVHKLAISLSEQEGGNRFVIEMAALLHDVADEKLNESEEAGMKKVSNWLERLQVTETEMEYILHIIANMSYKGGHGGKVETLEGKIVQDADRLDALGAIGIARTFAYGGAKGRLMYDPKIPPREAMTKEEYRKNDEPSLNHFYEKLLKLKDLMNTDAAKQEAEVRHRYMEQFIEQFMKEWNAQI; this is encoded by the coding sequence ATGAAAAAACAAGAACAAATACAAAAAACAGTTACGTTTGTAAAAAACACATTAGAAAAAGATGCAAGTGGGCATGATTGGTATCATATTGAGCGTGTACATAAATTAGCGATTTCATTGTCTGAACAAGAAGGCGGGAATCGTTTTGTGATTGAAATGGCAGCTTTACTTCATGATGTAGCAGATGAAAAGTTAAATGAAAGTGAAGAAGCTGGCATGAAAAAAGTGTCTAATTGGTTAGAAAGGTTACAAGTTACAGAAACAGAAATGGAATATATCCTTCATATTATTGCAAATATGTCTTATAAAGGTGGACATGGCGGGAAAGTAGAAACGCTGGAAGGAAAAATCGTTCAAGATGCAGACCGCTTGGACGCTCTAGGTGCGATTGGCATTGCTCGTACGTTTGCCTATGGCGGGGCAAAGGGACGTTTAATGTATGATCCGAAAATTCCGCCGCGTGAAGCGATGACCAAAGAAGAGTATCGAAAAAATGATGAGCCGTCTTTAAATCATTTCTATGAAAAGCTCTTGAAGCTAAAAGATTTAATGAATACAGATGCAGCGAAACAGGAAGCGGAAGTGCGTCATCGTTATATGGAGCAGTTTATTGAACAATTTATGAAAGAGTGGAATGCACAAATATGA
- a CDS encoding ABC-F family ATP-binding cassette domain-containing protein produces MKMLTVENVSKSYGDKPLFDGLSFSITEGQRAGIIGVNGTGKSTLLKIIAGVEIPDTGDMTHSRGYTISYLSQQPDFNENLTVLEQVFHGDTPLIRLLREYEQALLNIEKDASNEKVQEQLFAMQQRMDAMNAWEANANAKSLLTKLGITDFTATVGNLSGGQKKRIAMAQCFIETPDLLILDEPTNHLDHETVEWLEEYLSRYTGAVLLVTHDRYFLDRVTNRMFELENGKLYSYEGNYSTFLEAKALREEQELAQESKRQNLYRRELAWIRRGAKARSTKQKARIQRFDELQGQDGPAAKQSVDIALSGSRLGKKVLELKDVTKTFGDKTVLHNFNHIVKPGDRIGIIGANGSGKSSLLNMLAGKLSPDSGEIEVGQTVKIAYYTQENEEMNLNQRMIEYIKEVAEVIHTTDGKVIGASQMLERFLFLPHSHGTPIGKLSGGERRRLYLLRILMGEPNVLLLDEPTNDLDTQTLTVLEDYLEDFPGVVLTVSHDRYFLDKVVDELFIFSGEGQVSGFLGSYSDYLDVQKEQAVLVKAEVQKEKKVEEAPKQQRKRKLSYHEQREWETIEDKIAELEEKVESITEELANVGSDFTKAQQLSEEQQQTEEELEKTMERWSELSDIVEGLK; encoded by the coding sequence ATGAAAATGCTAACAGTGGAAAACGTATCAAAATCATACGGAGATAAGCCGTTATTTGATGGATTATCATTTAGTATTACAGAGGGACAGCGTGCAGGGATTATCGGTGTAAACGGCACGGGAAAATCAACATTATTAAAAATTATTGCGGGTGTAGAAATTCCAGATACAGGTGACATGACGCATTCCCGTGGTTATACAATTAGCTATTTATCACAGCAACCTGATTTTAATGAAAATTTAACGGTACTTGAGCAAGTGTTCCATGGGGACACACCACTTATTCGCCTTCTTCGTGAATACGAACAAGCGTTATTAAACATAGAAAAAGATGCAAGTAATGAAAAAGTACAAGAACAATTATTTGCGATGCAGCAACGTATGGATGCGATGAATGCGTGGGAAGCGAACGCCAATGCGAAATCGCTGCTAACGAAATTAGGAATTACAGATTTCACTGCGACTGTTGGGAATTTATCTGGTGGACAAAAGAAACGTATCGCAATGGCACAATGCTTTATTGAAACGCCAGATCTATTAATATTAGACGAGCCAACGAACCATCTTGATCATGAAACAGTAGAGTGGCTAGAAGAATACTTATCACGTTATACAGGAGCGGTTTTACTCGTAACGCATGATCGATACTTCTTAGATCGTGTTACAAATCGTATGTTTGAACTAGAAAATGGAAAGCTTTATAGCTATGAAGGAAACTATAGTACATTTTTAGAAGCGAAAGCACTTCGTGAAGAGCAAGAATTGGCGCAAGAATCGAAACGACAAAATTTATATCGCCGTGAACTAGCTTGGATTCGCCGCGGTGCCAAAGCTCGTTCTACAAAACAAAAAGCTCGTATTCAGCGTTTTGATGAATTGCAAGGGCAAGATGGACCAGCAGCGAAACAATCAGTTGATATTGCACTGAGCGGTAGCCGATTAGGTAAAAAAGTACTGGAGTTAAAAGATGTAACGAAAACATTTGGCGATAAAACAGTTTTGCATAACTTTAATCATATTGTAAAACCAGGTGATCGAATTGGTATTATCGGAGCAAATGGAAGCGGGAAATCTTCTTTATTAAACATGCTTGCAGGTAAACTATCACCTGATAGCGGTGAAATTGAAGTAGGACAAACTGTAAAAATTGCATATTATACGCAAGAAAATGAAGAGATGAACTTGAATCAACGTATGATTGAATATATTAAAGAAGTGGCTGAAGTCATTCATACGACAGATGGAAAAGTAATTGGTGCATCACAAATGCTAGAGCGCTTTTTATTCCTACCACATTCACATGGGACACCAATTGGAAAACTATCAGGCGGTGAAAGAAGACGTTTGTATTTATTACGTATTTTGATGGGCGAGCCGAATGTACTTCTATTAGATGAGCCGACAAACGATTTAGATACGCAAACGTTAACGGTGCTTGAAGACTATTTAGAAGATTTTCCAGGTGTTGTTCTTACCGTATCGCATGATCGTTATTTCTTAGATAAAGTGGTAGACGAATTGTTTATATTTAGTGGAGAGGGACAAGTTAGTGGCTTCTTGGGAAGTTATAGTGATTATTTAGATGTGCAAAAAGAACAAGCAGTTTTAGTAAAAGCAGAAGTTCAAAAAGAAAAGAAAGTAGAAGAAGCTCCAAAGCAGCAACGCAAACGTAAACTTTCGTATCATGAACAGCGTGAGTGGGAAACAATTGAAGATAAAATTGCCGAGCTAGAAGAAAAGGTTGAAAGTATTACAGAAGAACTTGCAAATGTAGGCTCTGATTTTACGAAGGCACAGCAGCTTTCTGAGGAGCAACAACAAACAGAGGAAGAGCTAGAGAAAACGATGGAACGTTGGAGTGAACTATCTGACATCGTTGAAGGATTAAAATAA
- a CDS encoding Bax inhibitor-1/YccA family protein, with translation MRTSNPMLKKEAFRKEGTSTSAMTIGGTVGKTFIMLVLLLATSVYSYIQMYNEKMQMPVLIGALIIATIIAFASMFFPRISPIGAPIYAAVEGIVLGSISAMYTIRFGDSIILHAVLLTISILFAMLVLFATRAVKVTDKFRTGVMAATFGIMIMYLIVFLLQMFGVSVPYLHQGGTIGIIISAVVIVVAALNLLLDFDFIENGARGGAPKYMEWYGAMGLMMTLVWLYLEILRFVSYFTKND, from the coding sequence ATGAGAACATCCAATCCAATGTTAAAAAAAGAGGCATTTCGTAAAGAAGGCACAAGTACTTCTGCGATGACGATTGGCGGAACAGTAGGCAAAACATTTATTATGCTGGTATTGCTACTTGCGACGTCTGTCTACTCATACATACAGATGTATAATGAAAAAATGCAAATGCCAGTTTTAATTGGTGCATTAATTATCGCTACTATCATCGCATTTGCATCTATGTTCTTTCCGCGTATCTCACCTATTGGAGCACCGATTTATGCTGCAGTAGAAGGTATTGTGTTAGGAAGTATTTCAGCAATGTATACAATTCGCTTTGGTGATTCTATCATTTTACATGCTGTATTATTAACAATTTCAATTTTATTTGCAATGTTAGTTTTATTTGCGACTCGTGCGGTGAAAGTAACAGATAAATTCCGTACAGGTGTAATGGCTGCAACATTTGGGATTATGATTATGTACTTAATCGTTTTCTTGTTACAAATGTTCGGTGTTTCCGTTCCATATTTACACCAAGGTGGAACAATCGGTATTATTATTAGTGCAGTTGTAATTGTAGTTGCTGCATTAAACTTACTATTAGACTTCGATTTCATCGAGAATGGTGCACGCGGCGGAGCTCCAAAGTATATGGAGTGGTACGGTGCAATGGGTCTAATGATGACATTAGTATGGTTATACTTAGAAATTCTTCGTTTCGTTTCTTATTTCACGAAGAATGACTAA